In one Lolium rigidum isolate FL_2022 chromosome 3, APGP_CSIRO_Lrig_0.1, whole genome shotgun sequence genomic region, the following are encoded:
- the LOC124694674 gene encoding vacuolar protein sorting-associated protein 24 homolog 1-like, with protein sequence MEAVKSLLKPKPTPQQQLREWQRRLRNEGRNIERQIRDVEKEQKKVEKAIREAAKRDDIGSAKALAKEVVRSRKAVNRLYENKAQLNSISMHLGEIVATTRTVGHLSKSTEVMKLVNNLMKAPEVAVTMQEFSKEMTKAGVIEEMVNDAVDSALDNEDMEEEIDEEVDKVLSAIAGETASQLPEAVRKEKEQVTQPSTSQPVERTAIAESVDDGDEDELEKIRERLAKVRS encoded by the exons ATGGAGGCGGTGAAGAGCCTTCTGAAGCCAAAGCCGACGCCGCAGCAGCAGCTGCGCGAGTGGCAGCGCCGCCTCCGCAACGAGGGCCGCAACATAGAGCGACAGATCCGAG ACGTGGAGAAGGAGCAGAAGAAGGTGGAGAAGGCCATCAGGGAGGCCGCCAAGCGCGACGACATCGGATCGGCCAAG GCGCTGGCCAAAGAGGTGGTTCGGTCGAGGAAGGCGGTCAACCGGCTCTACGAGAACAAGGCCCAGCTCAACTCCATCTCCATGCACCTTGGCGAAATTGTCG CCACTACCAGAACAGTGGGTCATTTGTCCAAGAGCACCGAAGTGATGAAGCTTGTCAACAACCTTATGAAAGCCCCAGAGGTAGCTGTCACTATGCAGGAATTCAGCAAAGAGATGACAAAG GCTGGTGTCATCGAAGAAATGGTGAATGACGCGGTGGATTCAGCACTGGACAAtgaggacatggaggaggagattgACGAGGAGGTTGATAAGGTCCTTTCTGCAATTGCCGGGGAGACTGCTTCCCAACTTCCAGAGGCTGTCCGGAAAGAAAAAGAGCAGGTCACGCAACCTTCGACAAGTCAACCTGTAGAG AGAACTGCTATAGCAGAATCTGTTGATGATGGCGACGAGGATGAGCTAGAAAAGATAAGAGAAAGGCTCGCTAAAGTGAGGTCATAA
- the LOC124694677 gene encoding E3 ubiquitin-protein ligase RFWD3-like has translation MPPRSRGRRASPPAPIQEDEDVDFEVSYSEDADGPDEEDGSEGGGSDSSSSEESTDVEDGERSDEEGQSEGESEEEEEEEGESVAEGCGPSVPARVPGGAAAAAADRATNAPNCPVCMEPWTSEGEHRISCIPCGHVYGRSCLERWLMQRGNISATCPQCARRFKHKDIINLYATEVVVLNNDLEKQLSSCREKVESLAEVVLKQGKLLEEIIAEKNQRSTDVGVAKRQKIAERSDGRTYLEPSASDRADHSSSNSCCFVLKNDLFFDGARVMGIDAANQIILASRKAPGVFGEHVLTKINMSSNYEARNIQLPPDTKVVKDICILPGGSALYASLGKRLSLLSMTTDSVVLQCYLPAPAWSCSAHDSASHHIYAGLQNGMLLVFDTRQTSRPLHSMAGLSSHLVHTLHSVTDSSGSRKVISASAIGPCMWDVDGNQSKPKLLLGEDNQRVCFSLACRPPSSDLLVASFRPKSDLSGDVAPSQAYLSQTPTPSGSGKLGYHTVITRTGNASFAQGSACYSNVSEIRMCKSSIIPYGNSRHLFAFGDEALCGVQTWELPLFGMPAALPAHREPIFDLRYAESPAGDGYLGCLSDQKLQVFRVRR, from the exons atgccgccgCGCTCCCGCGGCAGGCGCGCGTCGCCTCCGGCACCGATCCAGGAGGACGAGGACGTCGATTTCGAGGTCAGCTACAGCGAGGACGCGGACGGTCCGGATGAGGAGGATGGCTCGGAGGGGGGAGGTTCAGACTCGTCGTCGTCTGAGGAAAGCACGGATGTAGAGGACGGCGAAAGGTCGGATGAGGAGGGACAGTCGGAGGGCgagtcggaggaagaggaggaggaggagggggagagtgTCGCGGAGGGGTGCGGGCCATCCGTGCCGGCTAGGGTtcccggcggcgcggcggcagcagcagcggatAGGGCGACCAACGCCCCCAATTGCCCCGTGTGTATGGAGCCCTGGACCTCCGAAGGCGAGCATCGCATAAG CTGTATTCCTTGTGGGCATGTCTACGGCAGATCCTGCCTGGAGAGATGGTTAATGCAGCGGGGTAACATTAGTGCGACG TGCCCTCAATGTGCAAGGAGGTTTAAACATAAGGACATCATCAATCTCTATGCGACGGAGGTTGTGGTTCTAAATAATGACCTAGAAAAG CAATTATCGTCTTGCAGGGAAAAGGTCGAATCCCTTGCAGAAGTG GTCCTGAAACAAGGGAAGTTGCTTGAGGAGATAATTGCTGAGAAG AATCAGAGGTCAACAGATGTTGGTGTCGCAAAAAGACAG AAAATAGCAGAGCGCTCGGATGGAAGAACATATCTGGAACCGTCAGCCTCAGACAGAGCAGATCATAGCTCTAGCAACAGTTGCTGTTTTGTCTTAAAG AATGATTTATTTTTTGATGGAGCTCGAGTCATGGGCATAGACGCAGCTAACCAAATAATACTTGCTTCTCGAAAGGCACCTGGTGTATTTGGGGAACATGTTCTTACCAAG ATTAATATGTCTTCCAATTATGAAGCACGTAATATACAGCTTCCCCCTGATACTAAAGTTGTCAAGGATATATGTATCTTGCCTGGTGGCTCTGCTCTATATGCATCACTGGGAAAAAGGCTATCACTTCTCAG CATGACGACTGACAGTGTTGTTCTTCAATGCTATTTGCCG GCTCCTGCTTGGTCCTGCTCAGCACACGACTCTGCTTCACACCATATTTATGCTGGCTTGCAG AATGGAATGCTTTTGGTCTTTGATACTCGTCAGACTTCAAGACCCTTGCATTCTATGGCTGGGCTATCTTCTCATCTGGTTCATACACTCCACTCAGTCACTGATAGCAGCGGTTCCAGGAAGGTTATTTCTGCTTCTGCTATCGGACCTTGCATGTGGGATGTTGATGGCAACCAAAGCAA GCCAAAGTTGCTGCTAGGGGAAGATAATCAACGTGTTTGCTTCTCGCTCGCGTGTAGGCCCCCATCAAGTGATCTCTTGGTGGCCTCCTTCCGGCCAAAGTCTGATCTATCAGGAGACGTGGCTCCATCCCAAGCATATCTATCGCAAACACCGACACCGTCTGGATCAGGGAAACTGGGGTATCACACAGTCATCACAAGGACAGGAAATGCATCCTTTGCCCAAGGCAGCGCCTGTTACTCCAACGTGAGTGaaatccgcatgtgcaaatcctCGATCATTCCTTACGGAAACAGTCGGCACCTCTTTGCCTTTGGGGACGAGGCGTTGTGTGGGGTCCAGACCTGGGAGCTTCCTTTGTTTGGGATGCCTGCTGCTCTGCCCGCCCACCGTGAACCAATCTTTGATCTAAGGTACGCGGAAAGTCCAGCAGGAGATGGGTACCTTGGCTGCCTGAGTGATCAAAAGTTGCAGGTTTTTAGAGTTAGAAGGTAG